In Flavobacteriaceae bacterium, the following proteins share a genomic window:
- a CDS encoding PASTA domain-containing protein, with the protein MFIFALLVVFKLAKIQFVQGDEYRELAEKRTVQNVTIPANRGNVYSADGSLLATSVPKYDIRIDALTSSEKNFEKYIKGLSDSLAKYHGRTSSYYQQNIRKARTNKNRYFLLARNLGYGDYLRFRKFPLLNLGAFKGGLIVEQKTKREHPMGGIAQRTIGYERTDEDGNITRPGIDGAFGMKYLRGTDGKRLKQKIGKGQWKPIGDNNQVEPQDGYDIYTTIDVNIQDIAHHALLEQLEKFSAEHGSVIVMETKTGEIKAISNLGRTSKGTYYERLNYAVGESHEPGSTFKLMAMVAALEDKVIDTSDVVDTEKGILTFYGRNVRDSRNGGYGKISASRAFEVSSNTGLVKLIHNNYNNKPSKFVDRLYKMGLNNQLDLPIIGEGEPFIPHPSVKKEWSGIALPWMAFGYGVQLTPLQTLTFYNAIANDGEMVKPRFLREVKEFDKTIVPFEKEIINPSVCSIETAKKVQQMMKNVVEKKHGTAHNIYSPNFSMAGKTGTCQTEYWKEPGLYISSFAGYFPAENPKYSCIVVIHKPDKKIGYYGNVVAAPVFKKIAQKIYTDTPVIDAVENLEEKDMAVVGDYESYYKTAQTYKTIMPNLKGLPAMDAITLLENMGVKVKMIGSGKVKTQSVAQGVKLKKNQTVILNLL; encoded by the coding sequence ATGTTCATCTTCGCTCTTTTGGTAGTCTTTAAATTGGCGAAAATTCAATTCGTACAGGGAGATGAGTATCGTGAACTAGCAGAGAAGAGAACTGTGCAAAATGTAACTATTCCTGCAAATAGAGGTAATGTGTATTCTGCTGATGGGAGTTTATTGGCAACGTCAGTTCCTAAATACGATATTAGAATAGATGCCTTGACATCTTCAGAGAAAAACTTCGAAAAATATATAAAAGGATTAAGTGATTCTTTAGCTAAATATCACGGTAGAACGTCAAGTTATTATCAACAAAATATTAGGAAAGCAAGAACAAATAAAAATCGATATTTTTTACTAGCTCGAAATTTAGGGTATGGTGATTATTTAAGGTTTAGAAAATTTCCTTTATTGAATTTAGGAGCTTTTAAAGGCGGGTTAATTGTTGAACAAAAAACAAAACGTGAACATCCAATGGGTGGTATCGCTCAACGTACTATAGGTTATGAGCGTACAGATGAAGATGGTAATATAACTCGTCCGGGCATTGACGGCGCTTTTGGAATGAAATATTTAAGAGGAACGGATGGAAAGCGTTTAAAACAAAAAATAGGGAAAGGACAGTGGAAACCTATAGGAGATAATAATCAGGTAGAACCTCAAGATGGATATGATATATATACTACTATAGATGTTAATATACAGGATATTGCACATCATGCATTATTAGAACAGTTAGAAAAGTTCAGTGCTGAACATGGGAGTGTGATTGTTATGGAAACAAAAACAGGAGAGATTAAAGCAATTTCTAATCTTGGACGTACTTCAAAAGGGACTTATTATGAGCGTTTAAATTATGCAGTAGGAGAAAGTCACGAACCAGGCTCAACATTTAAATTGATGGCCATGGTTGCAGCATTGGAAGATAAAGTTATTGATACTAGTGATGTTGTGGATACCGAAAAAGGGATACTTACATTCTACGGTAGAAATGTGAGAGATTCAAGAAATGGAGGTTATGGGAAAATTTCGGCCTCTCGAGCATTTGAAGTTTCATCAAACACGGGTTTAGTAAAATTGATTCATAATAATTATAATAATAAACCTTCAAAATTTGTAGATAGACTCTATAAAATGGGGTTAAATAATCAATTGGATTTACCAATTATTGGAGAAGGAGAACCCTTTATTCCTCATCCTTCTGTTAAGAAAGAATGGAGTGGTATTGCCTTGCCTTGGATGGCTTTTGGATATGGTGTACAATTAACTCCATTGCAAACATTGACGTTTTACAATGCTATTGCAAATGATGGTGAAATGGTGAAGCCTCGTTTTTTAAGAGAAGTAAAAGAATTTGATAAAACCATTGTGCCTTTTGAAAAGGAGATAATAAACCCATCAGTTTGTAGTATAGAAACAGCTAAAAAAGTACAACAAATGATGAAAAATGTTGTTGAAAAAAAACATGGGACAGCTCATAATATTTATTCTCCCAATTTTTCAATGGCTGGTAAAACTGGTACTTGTCAAACAGAGTATTGGAAAGAACCAGGTTTATATATATCATCTTTTGCAGGTTATTTTCCAGCAGAAAATCCTAAATATTCTTGTATTGTAGTAATTCATAAACCTGATAAGAAAATTGGATATTATGGGAATGTAGTGGCTGCGCCAGTATTTAAAAAAATCGCACAAAAAATATATACAGATACCCCTGTAATTGATGCTGTAGAAAATTTAGAAGAGAAAGATATGGCTGTTGTAGGAGATTATGAATCTTACTATAAAACTGCTCAAACCTATAAAACCATAATGCCAAACTTAAAAGGCTTACCAGCTATGGATGCTATTACTTTATTGGAAAACATGGGGGTAAAAGTAAAAATGATAGGTAGCGGAAAAGTGAAAACGCAATCTGTTGCTCAAGGAGTGAAGTTAAAGAAAAACCAAACCGTAATATTAAACTTGCTGTGA
- a CDS encoding S-adenosyl-methyltransferase, whose amino-acid sequence MKKNIYNVLRGTFLISDDSFKNWRFILFISFLAIIMIASSHSADSKVHEIARLNEEVKELRSAMIDGRSTLMKLKMETTVIRKMADKGLSPSDIPPKKIKVKSQN is encoded by the coding sequence ATGAAGAAAAACATTTATAATGTACTCAGAGGAACTTTTTTAATAAGCGATGACTCGTTTAAAAATTGGAGATTCATTTTGTTTATTTCTTTTTTGGCAATCATAATGATTGCTAGCTCACATAGTGCAGATAGTAAAGTACATGAAATAGCAAGACTTAACGAAGAAGTGAAAGAGTTGCGATCGGCAATGATAGATGGTCGCTCTACATTAATGAAATTAAAAATGGAAACTACGGTAATTAGAAAAATGGCAGACAAGGGGTTGTCGCCTTCTGATATACCTCCGAAGAAAATAAAAGTAAAATCACAAAATTAA
- the rsmH gene encoding 16S rRNA (cytosine(1402)-N(4))-methyltransferase RsmH, whose protein sequence is MMITMKYHNPVLLKETVDGLNIIKNGVYVDVTFGGGGHSKEILSRLGSEGKLFAFDQDKDALLNKIDDDRFVLINENFRHIKRFLRFHGVKSVNGILADFGVSSHQFDVPDRGFSTRFEADLDMRMNQEDTLSAFNVVNDYEEEQLRQVFWQYGELRQAPLLARTIVAERKNEEIKTTEQLKQVIKRYLPPRRENKILAQIYQAIRIEVNQEIEVLKAFLEQTSELLVSEGRLSVISYHSLEDRLVKRYMRSGMFEGEPEKDVYGNVSVPYKKIGKLIVPTQEEIDVNNRARSAKLRIAERI, encoded by the coding sequence ATGATGATTACAATGAAATATCATAATCCAGTATTGCTTAAAGAAACCGTAGATGGTTTAAATATTATTAAAAATGGAGTGTACGTTGACGTTACATTTGGAGGTGGCGGGCATAGCAAGGAAATTTTAAGTCGTTTAGGTTCTGAAGGAAAGTTGTTTGCGTTTGATCAAGATAAAGATGCTCTTTTAAATAAAATTGATGATGATCGATTTGTACTGATAAATGAAAATTTCAGACATATTAAACGATTTTTAAGATTTCATGGTGTAAAATCTGTAAATGGAATTTTGGCTGATTTTGGAGTGTCTTCACATCAATTTGATGTTCCTGATCGTGGATTTTCAACACGCTTTGAAGCAGATTTAGATATGAGAATGAATCAAGAGGATACTTTGTCTGCTTTTAATGTCGTTAATGATTATGAGGAGGAGCAATTGCGTCAAGTGTTTTGGCAATATGGAGAGTTGCGACAAGCTCCACTTTTGGCTAGAACAATTGTTGCAGAGCGAAAAAATGAAGAAATTAAAACTACCGAGCAACTAAAGCAGGTAATTAAAAGATACCTCCCTCCGAGAAGGGAAAATAAAATTTTGGCCCAAATCTACCAAGCTATTAGAATAGAGGTAAACCAAGAGATTGAGGTTTTAAAAGCATTTTTGGAACAAACATCAGAATTGTTAGTTTCTGAAGGACGTTTAAGTGTGATATCATATCATTCTTTGGAAGATAGATTGGTGAAACGATATATGAGAAGCGGAATGTTTGAAGGTGAACCAGAAAAAGATGTGTATGGAAATGTAAGCGTTCCGTATAAAAAAATAGGAAAACTTATTGTTCCAACACAGGAAGAAATTGATGTAAATAATAGAGCTCGAAGCGCTAAGTTGAGAATTGCAGAGCGTATCTAA
- the mraZ gene encoding division/cell wall cluster transcriptional repressor MraZ — translation MNSLIGTYECKADAKGRLMLPSALKKQLSPVMQNGFVLKRAVFQPCLELYPMEEWEKLMQKVNKLNRFKKKNNDFIRRFTAGVKFVEVDASGRLLVPKDLIAFSEISKDVVVASSIDILEIWDKNKYEQAINDATLDFADLAEEVMGQDDDYNEIS, via the coding sequence GTGAATTCACTTATAGGAACATATGAATGCAAAGCTGATGCTAAAGGGAGGTTAATGCTTCCTTCTGCATTAAAGAAGCAGTTGTCTCCTGTAATGCAAAATGGGTTTGTATTAAAACGAGCAGTATTTCAGCCTTGTTTAGAGTTATATCCAATGGAGGAATGGGAAAAGCTAATGCAGAAAGTGAATAAGCTAAATCGATTTAAAAAGAAAAATAATGATTTTATCCGTCGTTTTACGGCTGGAGTGAAATTTGTTGAGGTTGATGCTTCTGGGCGTTTACTAGTGCCGAAAGATTTAATTGCATTTTCAGAGATATCTAAAGATGTGGTAGTAGCTTCTTCAATAGATATTCTTGAAATCTGGGATAAGAACAAATATGAGCAAGCTATAAATGATGCAACTTTAGATTTTGCAGATTTAGCTGAAGAAGTAATGGGACAAGATGATGATTACAATGAAATATCATAA
- a CDS encoding alpha/beta hydrolase — protein sequence MAHILKKEGEYNYIEAGEGTPIIILHGLMGGLSNFSAVTDFFSTKGYRVIIPELPLYNLSLLKTNVKSFAKYLNEFIEFKQLNDVILLGNSLGGHIGLYHTKHYSEKVKALVITGSSGLYESAMGSSYPKRSDYEVIKKKAQDVFYDPEIATKEIVDEVYETVNDRNKLIRTLTIAKSAIRHNMSKDLPNMQTPTCIIWGKNDVVTPPEVAEEFNQLLPDSDLFWIDKCGHAAMMEHPDTFNQILFDWLNKRKF from the coding sequence ATGGCGCATATTTTAAAAAAAGAAGGAGAATATAATTACATTGAAGCTGGGGAAGGCACGCCAATAATTATACTCCACGGATTAATGGGTGGCCTTAGTAATTTTAGTGCTGTTACCGATTTTTTTAGCACTAAAGGCTATAGAGTTATTATTCCAGAACTCCCTTTATATAATTTATCTTTATTAAAAACTAACGTCAAAAGCTTTGCTAAATATCTTAATGAATTTATTGAGTTTAAACAATTAAACGATGTCATTTTATTAGGAAACTCTTTGGGCGGACATATTGGGCTATATCACACTAAACATTATAGTGAAAAAGTAAAAGCTCTTGTAATCACAGGAAGTTCAGGCTTATATGAAAGCGCTATGGGTAGTAGTTATCCTAAAAGAAGTGATTACGAAGTCATTAAAAAGAAAGCACAAGATGTTTTTTACGATCCCGAAATTGCTACTAAGGAAATTGTAGACGAAGTTTATGAAACTGTTAATGACAGAAATAAATTAATAAGAACATTAACTATTGCAAAGAGTGCTATTAGACACAATATGTCTAAAGATCTTCCGAATATGCAAACACCTACTTGTATTATTTGGGGGAAAAATGATGTTGTAACTCCTCCTGAAGTTGCTGAAGAATTTAATCAATTACTCCCTGATTCCGATTTGTTTTGGATCGATAAATGTGGTCACGCAGCAATGATGGAGCATCCAGATACATTTAACCAAATTTTATTTGATTGGTTAAATAAGAGGAAGTTTTAA
- a CDS encoding YihA family ribosome biogenesis GTP-binding protein has protein sequence MQIKSAEFVVSNQDVTKCPSNNMPEYAFIGRSNVGKSSLINMLTSRKSLAKTSGKPGKTQLINHFLINKNWFLVDLPGYGYARVSKSSKKTFQKFITSYFEKREQLVSAFVLIDIRHKPQPIDLNFMEWLGTNGVPFSIIFTKADKLKPKVIENYIESYKAILLETWEEMPNHFITSSSKIIGKEELLNYIESINNSL, from the coding sequence ATGCAAATTAAATCTGCAGAATTTGTAGTTAGTAATCAAGACGTTACTAAATGCCCTAGTAACAATATGCCTGAATATGCCTTTATTGGAAGGAGTAATGTAGGCAAGTCTTCTCTTATAAATATGCTTACCAGCCGCAAAAGTTTAGCAAAAACTTCCGGTAAACCAGGAAAGACACAACTTATCAACCATTTTTTAATTAACAAGAATTGGTTTTTAGTTGATCTACCAGGATATGGATATGCAAGAGTATCAAAATCATCAAAAAAAACATTTCAAAAATTTATCACTTCATATTTTGAGAAACGAGAACAATTAGTTTCTGCTTTTGTTTTGATAGATATTAGACATAAACCTCAACCCATTGATTTAAATTTTATGGAGTGGTTAGGCACAAATGGAGTTCCTTTTTCAATTATTTTCACCAAAGCAGATAAGTTAAAGCCTAAAGTTATTGAAAATTATATTGAATCTTATAAAGCTATTCTTCTTGAAACTTGGGAAGAAATGCCAAATCACTTTATTACTTCATCTTCCAAAATTATAGGTAAGGAAGAATTGTTAAATTATATAGAGTCAATTAACAACTCACTTTAA
- a CDS encoding alkaline phosphatase family protein, translating to MKKPLLIFIVLLTCLSCENHNNSASASRENDNSRPKLVVGIVVDQMRYDYLTRFYNKYGNGGFKRMINEGFNLKNNHYNYIPTATGPGHASIYTGTTPKYHGVIGNSWYDKEIKANVYCAGDDSVNSVGSQSRAGQMSPHRMKTTTFADENRLFTQMKGKSIGIAIKDRGAILAAGHTANAAYWFHGRDEGKWISSTFYMKELPKWVNDFNNSKTTESYLKPWNTLLDIETYIESGSDLNNFEGGFKGKKEATFPYDLAALKDDNDGFDILKTTPYGNSLTTDFTLAAIEGEQLGLDNITDVLTISYSSTDYVGHNFGVNSKEVEDAYIRLDKDLERLFNFLDAKIGKGEYTVFLTADHGAVNVPSYLQSIKIPSGYVDSRAMSEKLSAFMQKAYGTSDLIENFSAGYNQIFLNRAKVSELKLNLEDVQEAIVNEIINYENVDKAYTATTMINTSFISGIELVLQNGFNQKRSGDVLYVNNSAYISSGRATGSSHGTGFNYDTHVPLLFFGKGIKTGETMEKTRIIDIAPTMSALLGISFPNANTGKPIMRVLDKLK from the coding sequence ATGAAAAAGCCATTGTTGATCTTTATAGTTTTATTAACCTGTTTGTCTTGTGAAAATCACAATAATTCAGCGAGTGCTTCAAGGGAGAATGATAACTCTCGCCCTAAATTAGTCGTTGGAATAGTTGTGGATCAAATGCGTTATGATTATTTAACACGTTTTTATAATAAATATGGGAATGGAGGTTTTAAGCGTATGATTAATGAAGGATTTAATTTAAAAAACAATCATTATAACTATATTCCAACGGCAACAGGACCAGGGCATGCTTCAATTTATACAGGCACAACACCAAAATATCATGGTGTAATAGGAAATAGTTGGTATGATAAAGAAATAAAAGCAAATGTTTATTGTGCAGGTGATGATTCAGTTAATTCTGTAGGGTCACAAAGTAGAGCTGGACAAATGTCTCCACATAGGATGAAAACAACCACTTTTGCAGATGAAAACAGATTGTTTACACAAATGAAGGGCAAGTCTATTGGAATTGCTATTAAAGATCGAGGCGCGATTTTAGCAGCTGGTCATACAGCTAATGCAGCGTATTGGTTTCATGGAAGAGATGAAGGGAAATGGATTTCGAGTACATTTTATATGAAAGAACTGCCTAAATGGGTAAATGATTTTAATAATTCTAAAACTACAGAATCTTATTTAAAACCTTGGAACACGTTATTAGATATTGAAACTTATATTGAAAGTGGAAGTGATTTAAATAATTTTGAAGGAGGGTTTAAAGGAAAAAAAGAAGCTACATTTCCTTATGATTTAGCGGCCTTGAAAGATGATAACGATGGTTTCGATATTTTAAAAACAACACCCTATGGGAATAGTTTAACTACAGATTTTACTTTAGCTGCAATAGAAGGAGAGCAACTAGGATTAGATAATATTACAGATGTTTTAACTATAAGTTATTCTAGTACAGATTACGTGGGGCATAATTTTGGAGTGAACTCTAAAGAAGTAGAAGATGCATATATACGGTTAGATAAAGATTTAGAGCGTTTATTTAATTTTTTAGATGCTAAAATAGGCAAGGGTGAGTATACGGTATTTTTAACTGCCGACCACGGTGCGGTAAATGTACCGTCATATTTGCAAAGTATAAAAATTCCATCTGGTTATGTTGATAGTAGAGCAATGTCCGAAAAATTGAGTGCTTTTATGCAAAAAGCATATGGAACATCAGATTTAATAGAAAATTTTAGCGCAGGCTATAATCAAATATTCTTGAATAGAGCTAAGGTGTCGGAATTAAAATTAAATTTAGAAGATGTACAAGAAGCAATAGTAAATGAGATTATTAATTATGAAAATGTTGACAAAGCATATACAGCGACAACAATGATAAACACTAGTTTTATTAGTGGCATAGAATTAGTACTTCAAAATGGGTTTAATCAAAAGCGTTCAGGAGATGTACTGTATGTAAATAACTCAGCTTATATTAGTTCTGGTAGAGCAACAGGTTCTTCCCATGGTACAGGTTTTAATTACGATACTCATGTGCCACTTTTGTTTTTTGGAAAAGGAATTAAAACAGGAGAGACAATGGAAAAAACTAGAATTATAGATATAGCTCCTACAATGTCTGCTTTATTAGGAATTAGTTTCCCTAATGCGAATACAGGCAAGCCTATAATGCGAGTTTTAGATAAATTAAAGTGA
- a CDS encoding ABC transporter permease — MTYLHNIGLYFLMIKQIFRKPVKWSVMKPLILKDIDDLVISSIGIVAFISFFVGGVIAIQTALNMSSPVIPDNLVGFATRQSIVLEFAPTFVSIVMAGKVGSFITSSIGTMRVTEQIDVLDVMGVNSINYLVFPKLISLMLYPFLISIGMFLGIIGGFTACYFGGFVSTQDYIIGVQLDFIPFHITYAFIKTFIFAFVLATIPSFHGYYMTGGALEVGKASTTAFVWTSVVIILLNYVLTQMLLS; from the coding sequence ATGACGTATCTACATAATATTGGTCTTTATTTTTTAATGATAAAGCAAATCTTTCGAAAGCCAGTAAAATGGTCTGTAATGAAACCTCTTATTTTAAAAGATATTGATGATTTAGTGATTAGCTCTATTGGTATTGTCGCATTTATTTCATTTTTTGTAGGTGGTGTAATTGCCATTCAAACAGCTTTAAACATGTCAAGTCCAGTAATACCCGACAATCTCGTAGGATTTGCTACACGACAATCTATTGTATTAGAATTTGCACCAACATTTGTCTCCATAGTTATGGCAGGGAAAGTAGGATCTTTTATAACATCTAGTATTGGCACGATGCGTGTTACCGAACAAATTGATGTATTAGATGTAATGGGAGTTAATTCTATAAACTATCTGGTTTTCCCAAAACTTATTTCGTTAATGCTTTATCCTTTTTTAATATCTATAGGCATGTTCCTAGGTATTATCGGTGGTTTTACTGCTTGTTATTTTGGCGGTTTTGTGTCTACCCAAGATTATATTATTGGTGTACAATTAGACTTTATTCCATTTCATATTACATATGCTTTTATAAAAACATTCATTTTTGCTTTTGTTTTAGCAACCATTCCTTCTTTTCATGGTTATTATATGACAGGTGGCGCTTTAGAAGTAGGAAAAGCAAGTACTACTGCTTTTGTTTGGACTAGTGTTGTTATTATTCTTTTAAATTATGTATTAACCCAAATGTTATTAAGCTAA
- a CDS encoding ATP-binding cassette domain-containing protein → MIEVKDLKKSFGNTQVLKGISASFEMGKTNLIIGQSGSGKTVFLKCLLGLFEYEQGSISYNGKVFSSLSSDEKRELRSDIGMVFQGSALFDSMTIAKNVMFPLQMFTKQSKSEMEDRVNFVLKRVNLDGAHNKYPSEASGGMQKRAAIARAIVNNPKYLFCDEPNSGLDPKTAIVIDNLIQEITDEYQITTVINSHDMNSVMEIGEKIVFLKDGLKAWEGSNKTIFKTDNESVTNFVYSSELFKKVRRMYLEENQ, encoded by the coding sequence ATGATTGAAGTTAAAGATTTAAAAAAGTCATTCGGTAATACTCAAGTTTTAAAAGGGATAAGTGCTTCTTTTGAAATGGGAAAAACCAATCTTATTATTGGGCAAAGTGGTTCTGGAAAGACAGTGTTTTTAAAATGTTTACTAGGTCTTTTTGAATATGAACAAGGGAGTATTTCATACAACGGAAAAGTATTTTCAAGTTTATCTAGTGATGAAAAGCGAGAATTACGCTCAGATATAGGTATGGTATTTCAAGGCAGTGCTTTATTTGATTCTATGACTATAGCAAAAAACGTAATGTTTCCTTTACAAATGTTTACAAAACAGAGTAAAAGTGAAATGGAAGATCGCGTAAATTTTGTTTTAAAGCGTGTTAATTTAGATGGCGCTCATAATAAATATCCATCCGAAGCTTCTGGCGGAATGCAAAAACGTGCTGCAATTGCAAGAGCTATCGTAAATAATCCAAAATATTTATTTTGTGATGAACCTAATTCTGGATTAGACCCAAAAACTGCAATTGTTATTGATAACTTAATACAAGAAATCACAGATGAGTATCAAATAACTACTGTTATCAATTCTCATGATATGAACTCTGTAATGGAGATAGGTGAAAAAATTGTGTTTTTAAAAGATGGATTAAAAGCCTGGGAAGGCTCTAATAAAACCATTTTCAAAACAGATAATGAATCTGTTACTAATTTTGTGTACTCCTCTGAGTTATTTAAAAAAGTACGTCGAATGTACTTAGAAGAAAATCAATAA
- a CDS encoding DUF389 domain-containing protein, with product MEENKFNFSDEEISKEQTVEQSKQAVKEDAKGLWESMKTFMVELLDFRHDTDRDATIEAIKGDIPFKGATAWILICSIFVASVGLNANSTAVVIGAMLISPLMGPILGVGMSIAINDIDTLKKSLINLATMIVLSLITAFLFFWLFPLNQETSELLGRTKPDIRDVLIAFFGGLALIIARTKKGTIASVIFGVAIATALMPPLCTAGYALAEGNWTFFRGAMYLFTINTIFIALATFIVLKLLRFPMLKYANSAKRKRTARFASLLAIIVMVPAVMTFLSVLKLSGYEQDYNKFVKDEIESNHELWFQNGNLNPDDKKITLYFNGEITDATEADLRNEVKRYDKIKDFEVEISGNKNRSIDKISDAYDRAIDEIGEKDNIISGLQSQIENLQTEITNLNQQIEQNNNQANSISFTNLARDAKVRFSDLQYFSYAKMLESKDFINIDTMSVANVKWNASLNDSLKLVKEKELSDWLKQEVKEDTIVIKRN from the coding sequence ATGGAAGAAAATAAATTTAATTTCTCTGATGAAGAGATTTCAAAAGAGCAAACGGTAGAACAATCTAAGCAAGCTGTAAAAGAAGATGCTAAAGGGCTTTGGGAAAGCATGAAAACTTTTATGGTCGAGCTTTTAGATTTTCGTCATGATACAGATCGTGATGCTACAATAGAAGCGATTAAAGGAGATATTCCATTTAAAGGCGCTACAGCTTGGATATTAATTTGTTCCATTTTTGTAGCTTCAGTGGGATTAAACGCAAACTCTACAGCAGTAGTTATTGGAGCGATGTTAATTTCTCCATTAATGGGTCCTATTTTAGGGGTCGGAATGTCTATTGCAATTAATGATATCGATACCTTAAAAAAATCATTAATAAACTTAGCAACAATGATTGTACTGAGTTTAATTACTGCATTTTTGTTCTTTTGGTTATTTCCTTTAAATCAAGAAACCTCAGAATTATTAGGAAGAACAAAACCAGATATTCGAGATGTACTTATTGCTTTTTTTGGCGGTTTAGCACTTATCATTGCTAGAACTAAAAAAGGAACGATTGCTTCGGTTATTTTTGGAGTTGCTATAGCTACGGCATTGATGCCTCCATTGTGTACAGCAGGATACGCATTAGCAGAAGGAAATTGGACATTTTTCAGAGGTGCAATGTATCTATTCACAATCAATACTATTTTTATTGCACTAGCAACATTTATCGTATTAAAGTTATTACGATTCCCAATGCTTAAATATGCTAATTCTGCTAAACGTAAACGTACTGCTAGATTTGCATCTTTATTGGCAATAATTGTTATGGTGCCAGCAGTAATGACTTTTCTGTCAGTTTTAAAATTAAGTGGCTACGAACAAGATTATAACAAATTTGTTAAAGATGAAATAGAATCTAATCACGAATTGTGGTTTCAAAACGGAAATTTAAATCCTGATGATAAAAAAATCACGTTGTATTTTAATGGGGAAATTACGGATGCGACTGAAGCAGATTTACGAAATGAAGTCAAACGATATGACAAAATTAAAGATTTTGAGGTAGAAATAAGTGGCAATAAAAATAGAAGTATCGATAAGATATCTGATGCCTATGATCGTGCAATCGATGAAATTGGTGAAAAAGATAATATTATTTCCGGATTACAGAGTCAAATTGAAAACCTGCAAACTGAAATTACAAATCTTAATCAACAGATTGAACAAAATAATAATCAAGCTAATAGTATTTCATTTACTAATTTAGCAAGAGATGCCAAGGTGCGTTTTTCAGATCTTCAGTATTTTAGCTATGCAAAAATGTTGGAATCTAAAGATTTTATAAATATTGATACAATGAGCGTTGCTAATGTAAAGTGGAATGCATCATTAAACGATAGTCTTAAATTGGTTAAAGAAAAGGAGTTAAGTGACTGGTTAAAACAAGAGGTTAAAGAAGATACCATAGTAATTAAGCGAAATTAA